AATTCATCCTCATCAATCAATCTTGTTATACTAAAagtcatattatattttacattttttactaagaaaataggtaaattagtccctatacatgaACTCTAAGTGCAAATcgatttttctgttaaaaatttcatttatttgtacTGTAATAAATTGGCATGACTGACGAAATAATCAAACAGTGACACGTGATGATACCTCATGCTAAATAGAGGGATCAGGTTTCaacagtaaaaatagatgaattttttttaatagaagagCCAATTTGTTCTTTCATCTAATAACAAGAATTaacttatctatttttttaaatagaaaagacTAAATGCAGTCCGATGTCTAATACAAGAATTGTCATGATAAATTTTCCTAGTTTTTGTTGTTTGCCGATACTCACAAATTCTGGAATCATCCTATCAATATGGTAAAGTTATAACATATACATTAACATTATACATGCACTGAATTGATCAAGCTCAAGATTTGTACACTTGAATGTGtctaatattttcaaattttaactaattgaaattgaaatggatACATACATGTACGATTGAGTGCATAATTACTACACTTATtctattaaatgttattatatttatgttgtcactaattgaaattgtatttaatatttaaaattttcacaatctctaatgttattatattgatattttaactaattaaaattgattaatttataaataagtttataataattatattgtattaaatattactttctttatttactCACTAATtgagattgaaattaattattaattatacgATTTGTTAAGGTGTTTACCATTATCGACCCGTTATTTGCCTGGGCTTGACCCGATCCTCTTTAGTAGTGATAGCTTACATAGTTCGCTTACATGAGTTCGCGTCATCATGCAAGCGAACCTACACTTAGGGAACACGTGCTAACCTTAGAATAGGGTACATGTTGGCATGTATGGGGGCCTACCTAGGACGTCACAGTCTAATTAAGAGGGTACTCACAAAAACATTCAACAATATGGTGTGTTGAACGTGGATAGACATCTGATGATcagaaatttagaaaaaaaaaagatggctCACCGTAACGAGAACTTCCTTAGCAACTTCCCATCAGATCAAGTTGGAGGTTTTGACATCGGCAATCAACCGTGAGAGATGGACCTTTTCACTGGCTGGTTCACTGATCAAACAGAGAACTTAGGTAACTCAAGTCAAGGAGGTGCCTCTAACTCTTTTGATCTCAATGTTCCTTTTGGTCAGGGGTTGTCTTTTTCCTCTGATCAGGGAGCATCACCACAACAATTATTTGGTTTGTAAGAACAACTATGACTAATGAAAGAGTAGATGACTCAACAGAGTACCAGGTTCAAGAAACAACAATACTTGTTTCACCAAGAGCTGCTAAGACAGAATGAAGAATTGAGGAGAAAGATGCAATTCGACCATTCTGATCTCCAGGACAATGTTACCTCTCTCCAAGAGGAGGTTATTGGAGAACATGCAATGTCGTGGAAAAATGAGATGGATGCTCTGCGTAGAGACATTCAGGCGTTACACCCTGATGTACAGGATATGGATTGCTTGTCGGTTTTAACAACCCCTTGTCTCTAAAGGTTGCAGCTGTGGGCCTTTCACTACAGTTCAAAGTATCAAAAGTGATGTTTGAAGGTAGAAGGGACCTAAGAGTACATCTCATGCAAtataatgattatatgaatCTGTTAGGGGATTCTGACGCGACGAAGTGTAAGGCTTTCATGATAACTTTCAAGGGAAGCGCGAAGGATTGGTACTTATCTTTGCTACAGGGTTCTATTTAAAGCTTCTCACAGTTGGGTCAGATGTTTTTGGGTAGGTTTCGTGCCCATAAAAGGATAATGAGCACCCTAGTGGTTTTAATGCCAATGAAGTAAAGAGATggataatatttataagatTATGTAAAACGGTTTTATGCAACCATGTTGAACACGAAGAACTTGGAGGATCAATGTACTATTGATGCCTTCATTGTGGGAGTTCAAAATGAGCATGTTCAATCCTCATTCACTAATAGTAGACCGTAGAGTTTGGCGAACTTATATAAGAGGGCGCATAAGTTTGTTGAAGTTAAGAAAATTAAGAGAGTAGCTCGTGGTACCTTTCAGAGGGATGATAGACATTTTAGAAGTCGTCAGAGTATGCGTAGCTAGCAAGGTCCTTCTTCTTAGAACCTACGTGTCCAAGGTGAGGGACAAAAAAGGAGTTATTCACAAAATGAAACACCAAGGGCATTCCAAATGCCTCAAGGCGAGTTTACGAGAAAATATGTTCCTCATGGAAAATTTAAAGTTTACACTCCTTCAAATGTGTCGTGTGCCTATATCCTTAATCAGGTTAGAAGCTTGGGGATTTTTTCGAGTCCACCACCTATGCGAACCAATCAGTTAAAGTCTAATTTAAGGGACAAATGTAGTTTTCATAATGACGGAAGTCACAAGATAGATAATTGTTTCTCTTTGAAGGATGCCATAGAGGAAGCTTCGCCATCGCGACAGAGATCACGAGGTACTGATAAAGGAAACAGAAGGTCAGAGGCACAATACATGTCAAAGTTGGTACAGATGAAGAATGGGTGACGTAACACAAAGAGAAAGGCTTATCTTAGAAGTGTGATGTCTATTAGTTTGCCCAAGAGGTTACATTAGCAAGAGAAATAGAGGGTAAAATTTAATGAGGAAGATAAGGATTCAGTGTGTGGCAAGGAAGGAAATGACCTATGGTGGTGACAGCAACTATTGTTGGATTTGAGGTTAAGATAATTCTAGTTGATAGTGGAAGTGTTGTAGTGGTTTTAACTTAGAAAGCGTGTCATAAGATTGGATCGGAAGAACAAGCTTTGAAGAAGGTGAGCCCTATATATGGCTAACCAACCCGTCCAGGTAAAAGGGTGTATCACTCTACCTGTTACCCTTGAGGATGGTGAGCACACTACTATAGAATACGTTTAATTTTTTGTGGTAGACCATCCCATGGCTTACAATGCCATTTTCGAGCGCTCTATTATGCAAATGACTAGAATGATGATTGCCAccttttacataaaaattaaattccctACCAAAACAAGGGTAGGATTCATGAAATCTAACCAACAATTAGCCAGACAATGCCATATGTTGTCAGTTAAACAGACTCGTGAGCAAGAGCTACAAGTTCAAAGTTTGCAACAGGTAGAGGTAGCTAGTCAAGTTTTAGATTTGAATAGTTTGGATGTTAGAAGCGAGGAAAGAGTTTGCAGGCTAGAGGAGATAGAGGTAATAGAAACTTtgcaattattttataatgacATAGAAAAGTTTGTGAGGATTTCATAGACATTAGTAGAAGAGGAAAATAATGACTTAGTATAGTATTTGAGGGAGAATTCAGATATTTTTACACGGTTAGAAGCGAACATACCTGGTGTGGTTCCACAAGTGATTGTGAATCGGCTGAATGTATTTTTTGAAGTTAAGCCGGTTAAGCAAAAAAAGAATAAGGTTCTCTCTACAGGTTGTGGAAGCCATTAGACAAAAGGTAGGAAATTGCTTTCAGTGGGGGTTATTTGGGAAGTGGCGTAGCTTGACTGGGTATCAAACGTCGTCATGGTAAAAAAGGCTAAAGGCAAATAGAGAATGTgtattgattttagtttttagtttttagtttttagtattGGAATGTGATGTTTCAAGTATTGGCATAAGAGCGGTTCTAATGCAAGACAAGTGCTCAATTGCTTGCTTTAGTGAAAAACTCAATGGTGCTCAACTAAATTATTCGACTTATGACAAAGGGCTCTTAGCATTGGTTTGAGCTCTTGAAGCACCCTCTGTCACTGTTTAGTTCACATCATAATCAATTTCCTATCTCAATCataataattcattcattcTTCTCCCTCGATTCTAATCACTCAAAAGGAAAACTCTCAAAGATCAAATTCACTCTTTTAtccctttcttctcttttctttcttctccaaATGATACCCCTAAATTATACCAAATTtcaaaggaaaaaacaaaaaataagataGAAAcacttaagaaattttattaggCCATTTTGATTTGAGCTGTGTTGGGCTTAAGCGGTGTACTGGTGGCTTGGACTAGTGAAGTAGGTGTAGAGACAACTTGATCCAATGATGTAAGAATGTATGGGTTTGGTGCAACAAGGTGACCAGGGCATGTTGGAGGCTAGGTGGATAGAAGCTAGTTAAAACACTGATATGAAGTTGTGTTGGTGTTGTCTTATGATACAATGAACATCCTTAGGTTGTTGGAAGAAGCTTTGGTCAGATACAGTGGCTATGTTAAGGCAGAGGGGCCTTGATTAATATAGTGGTGCGACTAACTTAGAGGGCTACTTGCAACTTGAAGTTAGGAACGATTGGGCTTTGTAGCAACAGTGGATGCAGTTGTGGGTGTTGACTTTTGTGTTGGGCAGAATGTTCTTAACAATTAGAGCTACAACGCAAGGTTAATGGTGACTAAAGGCATGAGGCAGTGGATATTGTGAAGAGTTAGATGAAGGTGCAAGGCAAGGTTATGGGAGAGGGCTTTGGTCAGTAAGAGAATGGTGGCTAGTGGTTGACACAAGGGCggttgaagaaagaaagaacgaTTTggtggtaaaaataaaatgaaatttgattggTGAAAagtttgaggactaaattgatgaaatttgtaatacagaggttaaatttattggattattgagaattaagaccaaattgatagaatgtgtaagtGTTGAGGACTAACTGTGGTATTATGCCAATTAAAAGGTTACATCATAATTTTCGTTAACAATTTAATATAGGGTGACCAAAACAAAATCGAACAATAACGTTAGtgacaaaattgaattttttataatttgataaccaaaacaaaaataatctaataattagacgactaattgtataatttgcctttaaaatgatataaaatcggcttctctattttttttttgagatgaTTGTTTTCGACATATGATAAATTACAATTCTCAAATGACATTCatagttaataaattaatcatatacattttttgttcaattttttaacattaatctcattataggttctcaTCGTATACTCTTTTTGATACAGTGCCTAGAACTACCTATAGCCCCTCCCAAACTCTTAAATAGGATGATGATGCGTCTCAGTGCACTTGAATCCATGACCTCCTGCATTGGCAACAATATTgatgccaatcgagttaagattcATGACCAGTTTAACATTACTTCTAAGAAACACTTTTgagataaaaatattgttaaataatatacttttttgagagaaaaagtgTTTTTCTAACCTCCAAGATTGGCCCAAAAGTGGTTTTGACataagtaaaaaattttaacttctccccaaaagtgatttttgtttcaaaaatatttcttaaaaataatgcTAAACTGGCCCTCAATttacttttgattcaaaattaattaagcatATAAATGTGAATGATAATTTAAGTAGAGTAGATTGAATATGGGTAAGCTAAACTTTTGTTGGCAATTTCCATCTTTGGGTAAACAATAACATTAAATGGTGAACAAAACTTTGAAAATGCATTCAATAAGTTTGAATTCCACGAAGTGCTTGCCTTGCTTCTATTGGCATTATTATGGGTTTGGTTTGgtttactttcttttttcccaaaatcCAAATCGCCAACTTTtgtttggtaaaattttatttcttcagtcttttctttttggtaaaattttactaaaggtccttgtacttttcagaatatataattttaatctttcttttaatGAATCCTATGTGATGATAACATATATGTCCCGACTTTTTTATAGCTATATATTTctcctttaaaaaaatacaaaattttgtccaaaaaaAGGGAATGTATATAtgacacataattttaaaagaatcaaattatttgACACGAAAATTGGGCCTCAAACtgaaattgtatattttaatttgcaAATGCTAGTACAAATCTTTTTACCTCCAAACTCaagggaaaagaaaattagttttagggatttaataatattttacatcAATCTCTGATTCTTTATTTAGCTTGGAAAAAAGAGTACAAAATATTGGTCTTAAGAAACAGTGACCTCttgattaaattcatttttaaggAAGGAGTGTGGGCGGTGGAATCCCTGTTGACCCACCATTGTCCTTTCCTGGCTCAGCCTGACCACTAAGCAATTGCCATGTGGCGTTCATTTAGTAGTTGGAAGACATTTCCAACCCAATGTCATTTGCGTTGTTTCTCACGTGTTGACCATTGAAAGCCCTTACATAAGAAAGTACTACTGGTAAAACAAGCTGAAGAAGATAAAAGAAGCACACAATATGGACAATgacttttatataatataattatttaaacttttacGTATACTTAGAACCACCCTTTCATATATATGAGCCACTTTCTCTTACCATTTTGGCTTGACAGGTAAAGTTTTTCTAAGTCTCTTGAGTTTGAGCTACTACCCCAATGGATGAGATTGAAATTCCTCAATATTTCATCTGCCCCATATCGCTGCAAATCATGAAAGACCCTGTTACAGCTGTTACAGGCATTACTTACGACAGAGAAAGCATAGAGCAATGGCTGAAGACAGCCAAGGACACCATTTGCCCTGTAACCAAGCAGGTTCTGCCATCCAGTTCTTGTTTAACGCCAAATCACATGCTCCGGCGGCTGATTCAGGCTTGGTCCACGGAAAATGCGAGCGGTGGTATCGATAGGGTCCCTACTCCGAAATCTCCTCTCTGTAAGAGTCGTCTTCTTAAACTCATTCGTGAACTTGAAGTTCCTGGTTTGTATGTAAATGCTTTGAAAAAATTGCAAGTCCTAGCAAAGGACAATAGCAAGTTTATGGAGGAAGCCGGTGTCCCTAAAGCTATGGTTTTGTTGTTGATAAGATGTTGTAATCAAAGTAAAACTATTGGTGTTGAACAAGCTTTGAGAATTCTATATCTTACTTGGACACCATCTGGTGAAATCAAGGCTGCTGTGAATGAAAATCACCGAATCATCGACTGTTTAACATGGATTCAAGGGTGTGACATTGCGAATCCTGTTGTTGTCAAGACTCTTGCCATGCAAGTCCTGAAAAGAGTGATTGAGGCTGCAAATACAAGGTTGCTGGAGAAATTGAAACCCGAATTCATGGAAGAAATGTTAAGGGTACTTAAACTGAAATTCTCTCAACAAGCAACCAAATCCGCCTTGCAAATTCTGATACAAGTATGCCTTTGGGGAAGAAACAGATCAAAAATAGTCCAAGCCAACGCGATGTTCGAGCTTGTCGAATTGGAACTCGAAAAACCCGAAAAGAACATCACTGAACTGATCTTCAACCTTTTGGCACATCTATGTTCATGCGCTGATGGAAGAGCCGAGTTTCTTAGCCATGCAGGAAGCATAGCTATGGTGGCTAAAAGGATCCTAAGAGTGTCACCAGCAACAGATGATCAAGCTGTTCACATACTTTCATTAATCTCCAAAAATGCAGCAACAAAAGAAGTCCTTTCAGAGATGTTGAGGGTTGGGGCGGTAACAAAGCTT
The window above is part of the Gossypium raimondii isolate GPD5lz chromosome 9, ASM2569854v1, whole genome shotgun sequence genome. Proteins encoded here:
- the LOC105799266 gene encoding E3 ubiquitin-protein ligase PUB24, encoding MDEIEIPQYFICPISLQIMKDPVTAVTGITYDRESIEQWLKTAKDTICPVTKQVLPSSSCLTPNHMLRRLIQAWSTENASGGIDRVPTPKSPLCKSRLLKLIRELEVPGLYVNALKKLQVLAKDNSKFMEEAGVPKAMVLLLIRCCNQSKTIGVEQALRILYLTWTPSGEIKAAVNENHRIIDCLTWIQGCDIANPVVVKTLAMQVLKRVIEAANTRLLEKLKPEFMEEMLRVLKLKFSQQATKSALQILIQVCLWGRNRSKIVQANAMFELVELELEKPEKNITELIFNLLAHLCSCADGRAEFLSHAGSIAMVAKRILRVSPATDDQAVHILSLISKNAATKEVLSEMLRVGAVTKLCMVIQADCSTYLKHEAREVLRPHSNLWNNSPCIAVYLLTRYQR